Within the Pseudomonas orientalis genome, the region TCCATGCCGGCGCCCGGCTTGAGGCTGATGCCGCCGGTGTCGAAGGTGATGCCTTTGCCGACCAGGGCGTAAGGCTTCTCGGACTTCTTGCCGCCGTTGTATTGCATCACGATCAGGCGTGGCGGCTGGTCGCTGCCCTGGCCCACGGCATAGAACGATCCCATGCCCAGTTCCTTGATCTTCTTCTCGTCCAGCACTTCAACCTTGAGGCCCTTGAACTCCTTGCCCAGCGCCTTGGCCTGTTCGCCCAGGTAGGTGGGGTGGCAGATGTTCGGCGGCAGGTTGCCCAGGTCGCGGGTGAACGACATGCCGTTGGCGATCGCGGTGGCGTGGGTCACGGCGCGCTCGACTTCAGCCTGGGCGGCCTTGATGGTCAGCAGGGTGATTTTCTTCAGGGCACGGGGGTCGGCTTTCTGGCTCTTGAACTGGTCGAAGACGTAGCCGCCGTCCACCAGGCTTTCGGCCAGCAGGCGGGTCTTGCCGTAGCTGTCACGGCCCTTGATGACGATTTCGTCGAGTGCCAGTGCCGCGTCGCTGCCGCCCAGGCCTTTAAGCGTGGTGAGGATGGCGCTGATGATCTTGCGAAACGGACGGTCGCCCAGTTCGGCGTCATTGCCCACGCCCACCAGCAACACGCGCTCGGCCTTGAGGTTCGGCAGGCTGTGCAGCAGCAGGCTCTGGCCGACTTTGCCGGCCAGGTCGCCGCGCTTGAGCACGGCGCTGATGGCGCCGCCGCTCAGTTCATCCAGTTGCTTGGCGGCAACGCCGAGTGTGCGGCCTTCGCCAACAGCGACCACGAGGGTGGCGGTTTTCAACGTTTCGGGGCTAACGCTTTTTACAACCAATTCCATTTTCGGGTCCCTTATAAAGGTCGGTGAGCCTGGCGTTTTTACCCAGGCTTTAAAAGCGCGGCAGCCTTGTAAGCCGCCAGCGACAAAGGCCGCAGTTTGAACCTCGCAGGCGAAGCCTGACAACCCTCGAAGCACGCTTTGTGCATGCGCATGAGGTTGCGCAGTGACAGGCGCGGTCAATCACAGGATAATGCGCCATCTTTTTAGCCGACCCGTGATAAACGGGTCGACTCGGTATGCTTGCTTGTTTGGCCGCCTTAGCCTGACAACCCTGGAGTGTCTGGTTTGATCGTCTTCCGTTATCTATCCCGCGAAGTCCTGTTGACCCTGAGTGCCGTGAGTGCGGTGTTGCTGGTCATCATCATGAGTGGTCGTTTCGTCAAATTCCTTGCGCAGGCTGCCTCCGGCGCCCTGGATCCGGGCTCGCTGTTCCTGATCATGGGCTTTCGCCTGCCGGGCTTTTTGCAACTGATCCTGCCGCTCGGCCTGTTCCTTGGCATTCTGCTGGCATATGGCCGGCTTTATCTCGAAAGCGAGATGACCGTGCTGTCCGCCACCGGTATGAGCCAGCAGCGTCTGCTGGCGATGACCATGGTGCCGGCCGCCGGCGTTGCCCTGGTAGTGGCCTGGTTGAGCCTGAGCCTCGCGCCTCAAGGGGCGATGCAGTTCCAGCTGCTGCTGAACAAGCAGGACGCGATGACCGAGTTCGACACCCTCGAACCCGGGCGTTTCCAGGCGCTCAACGACGGTACGCGGGTGACCTATACCGAAGAAATGACCGAAGACCGCTCCAACCTGAGCGGTGTGTTCATTTCCCAGAAAAACCTCGGCAAGGACCAGAAAGACCGTGGCATCTCGATCCTGGTGGCCGACGGCGGCCGCCAGGAAGTGCGCCCCGACGGCAGCCGCTACCTGATCCTGGATAACGGCTATCGCTACGATGGCAGCCCGGGCCTGGCCGATTACCGCGTGATCAAATACGACACCTACGGCGTCATGCTGCCCAAACCCGATATCAGCGAAGAGGTCACCGACCGCGATGCGCTGCCCACCGCCTCGCTGTTCGGCAGCCAGGAACTGCGCTCCATCGCCGAGCTGCAATGGCGCCTGTCCCTGCCGCTGCTGGTGTTTATCGTGACCTTGATGGCGGTGCCGCTGTCGCGCGTCAACCCGCGCCAGGGCCGATTCCTCAAGCTGCTGCCGGCGATCCTGCTGTATATGGCTTACCTGACCATCCTGATTTCCGCCCGTGGCTCCCTGGAGAAGGGCAAGTTGCCGCCCGCCCTGGGCCTGTGGTGGGTGCACGGGATTTTCCTGGTGATTGGCCTGGGGCTGCTCTACTGGGAGCCTATCCGTTTGAAAATGAAGAGCCGTCGTGGCCTGAAGGAGTTGGCTCGTGGCTAAGCTCGATCGCTACATTGGTAGCAGCGTACTGATCGCCATCCTGGCGGTATTGGGCATCATCCTGGGCCTGGCCTCGCTGTTTGCCTTCATTGATGAAGTGGGCAACGTCACCGATACCTATACCGTCACCGACGTACTGAGCTTCGTGGCGCTGACCGCGCCGCGTCGTCTCTACGACATGATGCCGATGGCCGGCCTGATCGGCTGCCTGATCGGCCTGGGCACCCTGGCTAGCAACAGCGAATTGACCATCATGCGCGCGGCGGGCGTGTCCATCGGGCGTATCGTCTGGGCGGTCATGAAGCCGATGCTGCTGCTGATGGCGTGCAGCGTGCTGATCGGCGAATACGTCGCGCCACCGTCCGAAGCCACCGCCCAGGCCAATCGCGCCCTGGCCCAGGGTTCGGGCGATGCGCAGAGCTCCAAGCACGGCCTGTGGCACCGCCAGGGCGACCAGTTCATCCACATCAACGCTGTGCAGCCCGGCGGCTTGTTGATCGGGGTCACACGCTACACGTTTGACAAAGAGCGACACATGCTCAGCTCCAGCTTCGCCAAGCGCGCGCAGTACGATGGCGCGCAATGGCAACTGACCGACGTCACCACCACGCTGTTCCACAACGTGGGCCAGGGGGTCAATGCCAGTACCGAAGTGGTCAATGCGCCTACCCAGGCCTGGGACATCGCGCTGAAGCCGGAGCTGCTCAACACGGTGATCATGGTCCCGGAAACCCTGCCGATCTCGGGCCTCTGGAGCTATATCCACTACCTCAAGGACCAGGGCCTGAACAATGGCCGCTACTGGCTGGCGTTCTGGGTCAAGGTGTTGCAACCGGTGGTCACCGCCGCGCTGGTATTGATGGCGATCTCCTTCATCTTCGGCCCGTTGCGTTCCGTGACCCTCGGCCAGCGGGTATTCACCGGGGTACTGGTGGGCTTTACCTTCCGTATCGCCCAGGATTTGCTGGGCCCGTCGAGCCTGGTATTCGGTTTCTCGCCGTTGTTCGCGGTGCTGGTACCGACG harbors:
- a CDS encoding leucyl aminopeptidase, translated to MELVVKSVSPETLKTATLVVAVGEGRTLGVAAKQLDELSGGAISAVLKRGDLAGKVGQSLLLHSLPNLKAERVLLVGVGNDAELGDRPFRKIISAILTTLKGLGGSDAALALDEIVIKGRDSYGKTRLLAESLVDGGYVFDQFKSQKADPRALKKITLLTIKAAQAEVERAVTHATAIANGMSFTRDLGNLPPNICHPTYLGEQAKALGKEFKGLKVEVLDEKKIKELGMGSFYAVGQGSDQPPRLIVMQYNGGKKSEKPYALVGKGITFDTGGISLKPGAGMDEMKYDMGGAASVFGTLRAVLELKLPINLVCILACAENMPSGGAARPGDIVTTMSGQTVEILNTDAEGRLVLCDALTYAERFKPQAVIDIATLTGACVVALGAHTSGLLGNNDELIEQLLSAGKAADDRAWQLPLFDEYQEQLDSPFADIANIGGPKAGTITAACFLSRFAKNFNWAHLDIAGTAWTSGGKDKGATGRPVPLLTQYLLDRAKA
- the lptG gene encoding LPS export ABC transporter permease LptG, with translation MAKLDRYIGSSVLIAILAVLGIILGLASLFAFIDEVGNVTDTYTVTDVLSFVALTAPRRLYDMMPMAGLIGCLIGLGTLASNSELTIMRAAGVSIGRIVWAVMKPMLLLMACSVLIGEYVAPPSEATAQANRALAQGSGDAQSSKHGLWHRQGDQFIHINAVQPGGLLIGVTRYTFDKERHMLSSSFAKRAQYDGAQWQLTDVTTTLFHNVGQGVNASTEVVNAPTQAWDIALKPELLNTVIMVPETLPISGLWSYIHYLKDQGLNNGRYWLAFWVKVLQPVVTAALVLMAISFIFGPLRSVTLGQRVFTGVLVGFTFRIAQDLLGPSSLVFGFSPLFAVLVPTFICAVAGFWLLRRAG
- the lptF gene encoding LPS export ABC transporter permease LptF produces the protein MIVFRYLSREVLLTLSAVSAVLLVIIMSGRFVKFLAQAASGALDPGSLFLIMGFRLPGFLQLILPLGLFLGILLAYGRLYLESEMTVLSATGMSQQRLLAMTMVPAAGVALVVAWLSLSLAPQGAMQFQLLLNKQDAMTEFDTLEPGRFQALNDGTRVTYTEEMTEDRSNLSGVFISQKNLGKDQKDRGISILVADGGRQEVRPDGSRYLILDNGYRYDGSPGLADYRVIKYDTYGVMLPKPDISEEVTDRDALPTASLFGSQELRSIAELQWRLSLPLLVFIVTLMAVPLSRVNPRQGRFLKLLPAILLYMAYLTILISARGSLEKGKLPPALGLWWVHGIFLVIGLGLLYWEPIRLKMKSRRGLKELARG